A portion of the Cryptomeria japonica chromosome 5, Sugi_1.0, whole genome shotgun sequence genome contains these proteins:
- the LOC131028051 gene encoding uncharacterized protein LOC131028051, with amino-acid sequence MNNMKKASIDLEGSESYYSEESVISNQLSAASNVSGREPVFSHKPQSQPPTHMFQVQEKAAKFSDKSSRLEETSEVSLNLAIGYDDDEGMQRRDLRTSGFIDYFNRQDNQGGGEEAETEKDNNESVDTKGPLESSSNEIVAASANPSAASYFESTSLGSEPRVFSCNYCQRKFYSSQALGGHQNAHKRERTLAKRGQRIGAFTHRYLSMASLPLHGSSETQINRSLGIKAHSLIHKPCYAEPGGLPLSHHGWSRTPIEQHPAVGKYVTEEIGGGGGGIGMMGNRGGVARFDNNNFGGGNRLLGATPFLMNEEANFCWPGSFRRLHQTEHHGVAAYHNNTTQSQNHHEALNPNGFYLKPQEDVSKLDLSLRL; translated from the coding sequence ATGAATAATATGAAAAAAGCAAGCATTGATTTGGAAGGAAGCGAGAGTTATTATTCTGAAGAGTCTGTTATCAGCAATCAACTATCAGCAGCCTCCAATGTTTCTGGGCGTGAACCGGTTTTCTCCCATAAACCCCAGTCACAGCCCCCCACCCATATGTTCCAGGTCCAAGAGAAGGCAGCCAAATTCAGCGATAAGTCCTCTAGATTAGAGGAGACCTCGGAGGTTTCGCTAAATCTGGCGATTGGCtatgatgatgatgagggtatgCAAAGAAGAGATCTTCGTACTTCAGGTTTCATTGATTATTTTAACCGGCAGGATAatcaaggaggaggagaagaagcaGAAACAGAGAAGGACAATAATGAGTCGGTAGACACCAAGGGGCCCTTGGAATCCAGCAGTAATGAAATTGTTGCTGCAAGTGCAAATCCAAGCGCTGCGTCATACTTTGAGTCTACTTCATTGGGCTCAGAGCCCAGAGTCTTTTCCTGCAATTACTGCCAGAGAAAATTCTACAGCTCCCAAGCATTGGGAGGCCACCAGAATGCCCACAAGCGCGAAAGGACTTTGGCCAAAAGGGGGCAGAGAATTGGGGCATTCACACACCGGTACTTGAGCATGGCATCATTGCCTCTTCATGGCTCTTCAGAAACCCAGATTAATAGATCTCTGGGCATAAAAGCACATTCCCTGATTCATAAGCCTTGTTATGCAGAGCCAGGGGGGTTACCTCTGAGCCACCATGGATGGTCGAGGACTCCCATAGAACAGCACCCAGCCGTTGGCAAATATGTTACAGAGGAAATTGGTGGTGGCGGTGGTGGTATTGGGATGATGGGTAACAGAGGAGGGGTGGCTAGATTCGATAACAACAATTTTGGTGGAGGTAATAGGCTTTTGGGGGCAACCCCTTTCTTGATGAACGAGGAAGCTAACTTTTGCTGGCCTGGAAGCTTCAGACGGCTGCACCAAACTGAACATCATGGAGTAGCAGCATATCATAACAATACTACTCAGAGTCAGAATCATCACGAGGCTCTCAATCCCAATGGGTTTTATCTTAAACCCCAGGAGGATGTTTCGAAGCTTGATTTATCTCTTCGCCTTTAA